One Enterococcus silesiacus genomic window carries:
- a CDS encoding GntR family transcriptional regulator: MTSKRMNVTKPKYQQIAVDVAAKIADQTFTVGDKIHARSTLANKYSVSPETARKAISVLVDLEIVQAKHGSGFYVHSMEKAKLFVDQYQDVQSIHDLKDDLIGSVKKQKEELSHFSEILDKLVDQTKRFDSFNPLNPVTFTLTADATHLEMTISELNLWQSTSATLIAIKHGDELLVSPGPYAKLTAGDTIYFVGHESTLQRVQNFFYPNA, translated from the coding sequence ATGACTTCAAAACGTATGAATGTAACGAAACCTAAGTATCAGCAAATCGCTGTAGATGTAGCCGCTAAAATTGCTGATCAAACATTTACCGTTGGTGATAAAATCCATGCACGTTCTACTTTGGCTAACAAATACAGTGTCTCTCCTGAAACAGCCCGTAAGGCAATCAGTGTATTAGTTGATTTAGAAATCGTCCAAGCAAAACATGGCAGCGGTTTTTATGTTCATTCAATGGAAAAAGCCAAACTCTTCGTCGATCAATACCAAGATGTTCAATCAATTCATGATTTAAAAGACGATCTAATCGGCAGTGTTAAAAAACAAAAAGAGGAATTAAGCCACTTTTCAGAAATACTGGATAAGCTTGTTGATCAGACTAAGCGTTTTGATTCGTTCAATCCGCTAAATCCAGTGACTTTCACACTGACTGCTGACGCAACGCATCTTGAAATGACGATCAGTGAATTGAATCTATGGCAAAGTACTTCTGCTACTTTGATTGCGATCAAGCATGGTGATGAACTCCTTGTATCTCCTGGTCCATATGCAAAACTTACTGCAGGTGATACGATTTATTTTGTTGGTCATGAATCAACATTGCAACGGGTTCAGAATTTTTTCTACCCGAATGCATAA